One part of the Anaeromyxobacter sp. Fw109-5 genome encodes these proteins:
- a CDS encoding CxxxxCH/CxxCH domain-containing protein has translation MSTRRAVGEVGSKKAGARAIPALAVLAALSACGQGGAPAVPADPSRPLTAHRAAVISGADCPGTDVHQKHLNAFACSTCHPTGATFGFDVPYTFVGGTTTAGGSITPRTATTPTTCTVACHFPKGALAKSVAWNTPGPLECTECHAAPALPPTHPAVSANATRADCQTCHVLGNHMDGAVALVGHEPAWKDPANPRFHASSANAGIDSCRSCHGADLSGGAASSACATCHDVGLPAGVASWKVNCVMCHGGTELANGAPPEPTWGNAADAVRTGAHTAHLTATDRAPAAPCAACHTVPTDVFTPGHLDGGTAEVVFARSIPGAPAPAWDRTTASCANTYCHAGAAGGSRPAPVWTNVGQGEAACGSCHAVPPAAPHPTVAAGLTGCTECHPESMDAAGVLIPPSQGGMHLDGSLQASGHPDAFKDPASPEFHAFEANRGLSPCQGCHGPALDGVGGSTRVSCASCHGTDWTTRCTMCHGGVANATGAPPDATWGNAGDPLRAGAHEKHVMGGALSRPMACESCHTVPVDAFAPEHLDGGFAEVRFGGVAAAGGATPGWSRADGTCSSVYCHGATTATGTNKTPSWTGGPSQAACGTCHFNSAVTATGFHYTHRRVACGGGNGQCHPGYTGASVVLETHVDGVLQASAVCEACHYYE, from the coding sequence ATGAGCACCAGGCGAGCTGTCGGTGAGGTGGGGTCGAAGAAGGCCGGAGCGCGGGCGATCCCGGCGCTGGCGGTCCTGGCTGCGCTGTCCGCGTGCGGGCAGGGCGGGGCTCCGGCGGTCCCCGCGGATCCTTCCCGGCCGCTCACGGCGCACAGGGCGGCGGTGATCTCGGGCGCCGATTGCCCCGGGACGGACGTCCACCAGAAGCACCTCAACGCGTTCGCGTGCAGTACGTGCCATCCGACCGGAGCGACGTTCGGGTTCGACGTGCCGTACACGTTCGTGGGCGGCACGACCACGGCGGGCGGGAGCATCACGCCGCGGACCGCGACGACACCGACGACGTGCACGGTCGCCTGCCACTTCCCGAAGGGCGCGCTGGCGAAGAGCGTCGCCTGGAACACGCCGGGCCCGCTCGAGTGTACGGAGTGCCACGCCGCCCCGGCGCTGCCGCCGACGCACCCGGCGGTGAGCGCGAACGCGACGCGCGCCGACTGCCAGACGTGCCACGTCCTCGGCAACCACATGGACGGAGCCGTGGCGCTCGTCGGCCACGAGCCGGCCTGGAAGGATCCGGCGAACCCGCGGTTCCACGCCTCCTCCGCCAACGCGGGGATCGACTCCTGCCGGAGCTGCCACGGCGCCGACCTCTCCGGCGGCGCCGCGAGCTCGGCGTGCGCGACCTGCCACGACGTGGGGCTCCCGGCCGGCGTCGCGAGCTGGAAGGTGAACTGCGTGATGTGCCACGGCGGCACGGAGCTCGCGAACGGCGCGCCGCCGGAGCCGACCTGGGGCAACGCCGCCGACGCGGTCCGGACCGGCGCGCACACGGCGCACCTCACGGCGACCGATCGCGCTCCAGCGGCGCCCTGCGCGGCCTGTCACACCGTCCCGACGGACGTCTTCACGCCAGGTCACCTGGACGGCGGGACCGCCGAGGTGGTGTTCGCGCGGTCGATCCCCGGCGCTCCCGCGCCGGCCTGGGACCGGACGACGGCGAGCTGCGCGAACACCTACTGCCACGCAGGCGCGGCCGGCGGCTCGCGCCCGGCGCCGGTCTGGACGAACGTCGGGCAGGGCGAGGCGGCCTGCGGGAGCTGTCACGCGGTGCCGCCCGCCGCGCCGCACCCCACGGTCGCGGCCGGCCTCACAGGCTGTACCGAGTGTCACCCTGAGTCGATGGATGCCGCCGGAGTCCTCATCCCGCCGTCGCAGGGCGGCATGCACCTCGACGGCTCGCTCCAGGCGAGCGGACACCCCGACGCGTTCAAGGACCCGGCCAGCCCCGAGTTCCACGCGTTCGAGGCCAACCGCGGCCTGAGCCCGTGCCAGGGCTGCCACGGTCCGGCGCTCGATGGCGTGGGCGGATCCACGCGGGTCTCGTGCGCCAGCTGCCACGGCACCGACTGGACCACGCGGTGCACGATGTGCCACGGCGGCGTGGCGAACGCGACCGGCGCACCTCCCGACGCGACGTGGGGCAACGCAGGCGATCCGCTCCGCGCCGGCGCGCACGAGAAGCACGTCATGGGCGGCGCCCTCTCGCGCCCGATGGCGTGCGAGAGCTGCCACACGGTTCCCGTGGACGCCTTCGCTCCCGAGCACCTGGACGGCGGCTTCGCCGAGGTGCGCTTCGGAGGAGTCGCCGCCGCAGGCGGCGCGACCCCGGGCTGGAGCCGCGCCGACGGGACGTGCTCGAGCGTCTACTGTCACGGGGCGACGACCGCGACCGGGACGAACAAGACGCCGTCCTGGACCGGCGGTCCCTCGCAGGCAGCCTGCGGGACCTGCCACTTCAACTCGGCGGTGACCGCGACGGGCTTCCATTACACGCACCGCCGGGTCGCCTGCGGCGGCGGAAACGGCCAGTGCCACCCCGGCTACACCGGCGCGAGCGTGGTGCTCGAGACTCACGTGGACGGCGTGCTGCAGGCGAGCGCCGTCTGCGAGGCTTGCCACTACTATGAGTGA